In one Halorubrum sp. CBA1229 genomic region, the following are encoded:
- a CDS encoding 50S ribosomal protein L11 codes for MAGTIEALVPGGQATPGPPLGPELGPTPVDVQDVVGQINDETAAFDGMEVPVTVEYDDDGSFTIEVGVPPTAELIKDEAGFETGSGEPQTDFVADMSIEQVKKVAEQKSTDLLSYDVKNAAKEVGGTCASLGVTIEGEDARTFDDRVDAGDYDDVLDA; via the coding sequence ATGGCTGGAACTATCGAAGCGCTCGTCCCCGGCGGGCAGGCCACCCCCGGCCCGCCGCTCGGTCCGGAGCTCGGGCCGACGCCGGTGGACGTTCAGGACGTCGTGGGGCAGATCAACGATGAGACCGCCGCGTTCGACGGGATGGAAGTCCCCGTCACGGTGGAGTACGACGACGACGGCTCGTTCACCATCGAGGTCGGCGTCCCGCCGACGGCCGAACTGATCAAAGACGAGGCCGGGTTCGAAACGGGCTCCGGCGAGCCCCAGACGGACTTCGTCGCGGACATGTCGATCGAACAGGTGAAGAAGGTCGCCGAGCAGAAGTCGACCGACCTGCTCTCGTACGACGTGAAAAACGCCGCCAAGGAGGTCGGCGGCACCTGCGCCTCCCTCGGCGTCACCATCGAGGGCGAGGACGCTCGGACGTTCGACGACCGCGTCGACGCCGGCGACTACGACGACGTCCTCGACGCCTGA
- a CDS encoding transcriptional regulator: protein MPDLHPIAKRIHNVQPRPVRLTLDDGETGVFEFSSTEFFQREFRGEGVRTDADRDAEFRLITDDDYESVLLGRSGPDAEGWTVVGEIVEAERAAE, encoded by the coding sequence ATGCCTGATCTCCACCCGATCGCGAAGCGGATCCACAACGTCCAGCCGCGACCCGTCCGGCTCACCCTCGACGACGGCGAGACCGGCGTCTTCGAGTTCTCCTCCACAGAGTTCTTCCAGCGCGAGTTCCGCGGCGAGGGCGTCCGCACCGACGCCGACCGCGACGCCGAGTTCCGGCTGATCACCGACGACGACTACGAGTCGGTGCTGCTGGGCCGGTCGGGACCGGACGCGGAGGGCTGGACCGTCGTCGGCGAGATCGTCGAGGCCGAGCGCGCCGCGGAGTGA
- a CDS encoding universal stress protein → MTKRILVAVDGSEESTEALRFAAEEWPDAEITALHVINPADSTTGAEGGFPGAVDQWYDSAKGRGERILRETARAVDRDVDTRLEVGRPTATILTVAGGDAAVGDDDGAEGTAEPFDHVVLASRGRTGLSRILLGSVAEGVVRRAEVPVTVVR, encoded by the coding sequence ATGACCAAACGGATCCTGGTGGCGGTCGACGGCTCGGAGGAATCGACCGAGGCGCTCCGCTTCGCGGCCGAGGAGTGGCCCGACGCCGAGATAACGGCGCTGCACGTGATCAACCCGGCCGACTCGACGACCGGGGCGGAGGGGGGCTTCCCCGGCGCCGTCGACCAGTGGTACGACAGCGCGAAGGGGCGCGGCGAGCGGATCCTCCGCGAGACCGCGAGGGCGGTCGACCGCGACGTCGACACCAGACTGGAGGTCGGCCGGCCGACCGCGACGATCCTCACGGTCGCCGGCGGCGACGCCGCGGTCGGCGACGATGACGGGGCGGAGGGGACCGCGGAGCCGTTCGACCACGTCGTGCTCGCGAGCCGCGGCCGGACCGGACTCTCGCGGATCCTGCTCGGGAGCGTCGCCGAGGGGGTCGTCCGCCGCGCCGAGGTGCCGGTGACGGTCGTGCGGTAG
- a CDS encoding ATP-binding protein: MTLEDFTEFTDDDGDGGGDAAGSPADRDTDDAPGAEGAASGGAATGDGGRAASAGATGDEADDDAFAAYDVEPAGEDAGLGVVSVSQGLRVAEEAEETTLRAFVTTGNRESVRLGKYLLVPYPDGERLFCRITGLEYAQEFRSDDATEIHARRQMRRDDFAERDYKFMAELEPMSVVYGAGDDMKRRMTDRVPKPGAVVEEASDDAEIKTGLKIPEDGVFLGHLSVGGEKVRTAAEPPTVDYRVKDDYADGDPLAFRHTLVAGGTGSGKTHASKNVLRQYLDSDRTYPTGDGRESRMAVVQFDPQDEYAQMHDDNPDLDADFARRLDREGIAHGGHDDTVALVPRAANATYPGEGHRAERVEFTIPFSLANDMPWLVAGSGLNDNQYPALLTLLNRFFGDYGDSGTYSQFLSYLDDPALKAELDESGRVHEATFDAVKRRVRAVPGGVFDQDAKPITELDHTLVRPGGLSVVPTYHLPTSRQKEIVVLAVAGLLVDDKLSNDPDSDRIEETPLLIGMDEAHNFLADADNVQARKVVQKFTEAAKQGRKERLGLFLITQDPQDVAESVFKQVNTKIVLNLGDEDAISSVNIPSNLAGKVPYMEKGQMVVYSPDNSEPVELIGLSKCVTRHGD; this comes from the coding sequence ATGACGCTGGAGGACTTCACCGAGTTCACCGACGACGATGGCGACGGCGGGGGCGACGCCGCCGGCTCGCCCGCCGACCGCGACACCGACGACGCGCCCGGAGCGGAGGGAGCGGCTTCGGGAGGCGCGGCGACCGGCGACGGCGGTCGCGCGGCGTCCGCGGGGGCCACGGGTGACGAGGCGGACGACGACGCGTTCGCCGCGTACGACGTGGAGCCGGCCGGCGAGGACGCGGGGCTCGGGGTCGTCTCCGTCTCGCAGGGACTCCGCGTGGCGGAGGAGGCAGAGGAGACGACGCTGCGGGCGTTCGTCACGACGGGGAACCGCGAGTCGGTCCGGCTCGGGAAGTACCTCCTCGTCCCGTACCCGGACGGCGAGCGGCTGTTCTGTCGGATCACGGGGCTGGAGTACGCCCAGGAGTTCCGCTCGGACGACGCCACCGAGATCCACGCCCGCCGCCAGATGCGCCGGGACGACTTCGCCGAGCGCGACTACAAGTTCATGGCCGAGCTGGAGCCGATGTCCGTCGTCTACGGCGCCGGCGACGACATGAAACGGCGGATGACCGACCGGGTGCCGAAGCCGGGGGCGGTCGTCGAGGAGGCCTCCGACGACGCCGAGATCAAGACCGGACTGAAGATCCCCGAGGACGGCGTCTTCCTCGGCCATCTCTCGGTCGGCGGCGAGAAGGTGCGGACGGCGGCGGAGCCGCCCACCGTCGACTACCGGGTGAAGGACGACTACGCCGACGGCGACCCGCTCGCGTTCCGGCACACCCTCGTCGCCGGCGGGACCGGGTCGGGGAAGACGCACGCCTCCAAGAACGTCCTCCGGCAGTACCTCGACTCGGACCGCACCTACCCGACCGGCGACGGCCGGGAGTCGCGCATGGCGGTCGTCCAGTTCGACCCGCAGGACGAGTACGCGCAGATGCACGACGATAACCCGGACCTCGATGCCGACTTCGCGCGGCGGCTTGACCGCGAGGGGATCGCGCACGGCGGCCACGACGACACGGTCGCGCTGGTGCCCCGGGCGGCGAACGCGACGTACCCCGGCGAGGGGCACCGCGCCGAGCGCGTCGAGTTCACCATCCCGTTCTCGCTGGCGAACGACATGCCGTGGCTCGTCGCCGGCTCCGGGCTCAACGACAACCAGTACCCCGCCCTGCTGACCCTGCTCAACCGGTTCTTCGGCGACTACGGCGACTCGGGCACCTACAGCCAGTTCCTCTCGTACCTCGACGACCCGGCGCTCAAAGCGGAGCTCGACGAGAGCGGCCGGGTCCACGAGGCGACGTTCGACGCCGTGAAGCGGCGGGTGCGCGCGGTCCCCGGCGGCGTGTTCGACCAGGACGCGAAACCGATCACGGAGCTCGACCACACCCTCGTCCGGCCCGGCGGGCTCTCCGTGGTGCCGACGTACCACCTCCCGACCTCCCGGCAGAAGGAGATCGTCGTGCTCGCGGTCGCGGGCCTCCTCGTCGACGACAAGCTCTCGAACGACCCCGACAGCGACCGGATCGAGGAGACGCCGCTGCTCATCGGCATGGACGAGGCGCACAACTTCCTCGCTGACGCCGACAACGTGCAGGCGCGGAAGGTCGTCCAGAAGTTCACGGAGGCCGCGAAGCAGGGCCGGAAGGAGCGGCTCGGCCTCTTCTTGATCACGCAGGACCCACAGGACGTCGCGGAGTCGGTTTTTAAACAGGTGAACACGAAGATCGTCCTCAACCTCGGCGACGAGGACGCCATCTCCAGCGTGAACATCCCCTCGAACCTCGCGGGCAAGGTCCCGTACATGGAGAAGGGACAGATGGTGGTGTACTCGCCGGACAACTCGGAGCCGGTGGAGCTGATCGGGCTCTCGAAGTGCGTGACCCGCCACGGCGACTGA
- a CDS encoding DUF2270 domain-containing protein has translation MSEPPEDFDSGSREEREVAAEAAGDRSDLLSLMGHTYRGELGRMSSWRTRIDRTTNWAVVLTASLLTWTFSSESRPHYVLLIGLVMLSVFLGIETRRYRMFDVWRSRVRLLEENVFANALDPEGVKQSNWRTLLSEDLREPTIKTPTVEAMSRRLRRLYAPLLTVLIAAWLVRLTVFTSSENGVVATAAVGAIPGALVIAVVGCFYLAVLALTMRRPPRRAKGELGSTDDAEEWK, from the coding sequence ATGTCGGAACCGCCGGAGGACTTCGATTCCGGATCCCGGGAGGAGCGCGAGGTCGCCGCCGAGGCGGCGGGGGACCGCTCCGACCTGCTCTCGCTCATGGGCCACACCTACCGCGGCGAGCTCGGACGGATGAGTTCGTGGCGGACCCGCATCGACCGGACGACCAACTGGGCGGTCGTGCTGACGGCGTCGCTGCTCACGTGGACCTTCTCCAGCGAGTCGCGCCCCCACTACGTGCTGCTCATCGGACTCGTGATGCTCAGCGTCTTCCTCGGCATCGAGACGCGCCGCTACCGCATGTTCGACGTCTGGCGGTCCCGGGTGCGACTCTTAGAAGAGAACGTGTTCGCGAACGCGCTCGACCCGGAGGGCGTCAAGCAGTCGAACTGGCGGACGCTCCTCAGCGAGGACCTCCGTGAGCCGACGATCAAGACGCCCACCGTCGAGGCGATGTCACGGCGTCTCCGTCGGCTGTACGCCCCGCTCCTCACCGTTCTCATCGCCGCGTGGCTCGTTCGGCTCACGGTGTTCACGTCGTCCGAGAACGGCGTCGTCGCGACCGCGGCGGTCGGCGCGATCCCGGGCGCGCTCGTGATCGCGGTCGTCGGGTGCTTCTACCTCGCCGTGCTGGCGCTGACGATGCGCCGGCCACCGAGGCGGGCGAAGGGCGAACTCGGGTCCACGGACGACGCCGAGGAGTGGAAGTGA